AAGCGGGGAAATTCCCCAATGCAGTTGGGGACTGCGTGGCTACCATGAAGTGTGGCTTGGACCCTCTAATGACTGGATCTACCGCCACCTTCACAGGGCAGAAAAGTGTATGGTCGAGCTGGCAAGAACCTATCCCAGCGCCCTTGGAACCCGGCGCCGCGCTTTAAATCAGGCGGCGCGGGAGTTGCTGCTTGCCCAGAGTAGTGACTGGCCCTTTATCATGCATACAAAAACTGTGGTCGGTTATGCGAAGCAGCGTTTGCAAGATCACCTGGGGCGTTTTCAGGTTCTTTACCGGCAATTAAAACATAATTGTTTGGATCAAGAGTTTTTAACCCGGGTTGAACGGCTGGACCCAATTTTTCCGCAACTGGATTACAGGATCTACGCCGGAGGACCGGGCAAAAGGGAGATTTCAACCGGAACGAAGGCTGTTTCCTCGCATAAACCGGGCGCGGTGTTGATGTTGAGCTGGGAATACCCCCCCCGTTCCGTCGGGGGATTAGGGCGCCATGTAGACGGATTAAGCCGAGCCTTGGCAGCACTCGGATACCGCGTTCACATCCTTGCCCCCTGGGTGCCTGGGGTACCGGAATTGGAACAGCGAGGCCCTCTTCTGATCCACCGGCTGAAATTTCCTTCTCTTCAAGGGGGAGACTTTCTGGACTGGGTGTTTCAGTTTAATGCAGCCCTTGCTGCCTATGCCGGAAAATTAATTCAGGACCGTCCGGAGATCGATATGATTCATGCCCATGATTGGCTGGTAGCCTACGCTGCCGTAGCTTTAAAACAAATTCATCATCTTCCCCTGGTTGTGACAATTCACGCTACAGAACACGGGCGGAACCGCGGCATTTTTACCCTTTTGCAGGAAAAGATTCACCATTTGGAGTGGGAGCTTACCTTTGAGGCGTGGCGGGTGATCTGTTGCAGTCAATTCATGCGCCAGGAAATAGAAAACCTTTTTCAGGTGCCGTCCGATAAAATTGATGTAATCCCAAACGGAATTGAAGAAATTTGTTTCCGGCCCGGGCTTCTTTTAAATCAAGGGTTACGTCTGAGTTATACCCTGCAGGGAGAAAAAATAATCTTTTACGTAGGCCGCCTGGTCCCGGAAAAGGGGGTCCAGACCCTGTTAGAAGCCGTACCGCTGGTTCTTTCTGAGTTCCCGGGGGTAAGATTGATCATCGGGGGTCAGGGTCCTTACGGATGGGAACTCCAGTGCCAGGCAAAAAGGTTGGGCATAGAAGAAAACGTAGTGTTCACCGGATTTATCGACGATCATTTAAAAAATCATCTCTACCGGGAGGCCGCCGTTGCGGTTATTCCCAGTTTCTATGAGCCCTTTGGAATTGTTGCGCTTGAGGCGATGGCCGCCGGCGTACCGGTGATTGTTTCAGATGTAGGGGGTTTGCGGGAAATTGTCGCTCACCAGGTAGATGGATGGAGGGTTCCCGCGGGAGATGCCAGGGCGCTTGCCGAAGTAATCAAACAGGTGCTGGGAAATGAGGAAAAGGCGCGAGCTGTTGCGTTAAGAGGACTTAACCGGGCCAGAGAATACCGGTGGTCCAGGGTCGCCCGGGAAACCGCCGGGATTTACCAGCGGGTACGGAATGAGGCGCGTTTAAATCCCTGGGCGTACCTGCCCCGGGAGGCGCAGGTATTTTGCGGGGGTAACTGATTTTTTTGAGTTTTAAGTGTAAAGGGTGCCACGAGGGATAACGAGATTTTAAAGGGGGATTGAAGTGAAAGCGGTGATTATGGCCGGAGGTGCCGGGACGCGTTTGCGCCCCTTGACTTGCGGGTGCCCTAAGCCCCTGGTTCCTGTTTTAAATCTCCCGGTAATGAGTTACCTGGTTTCTCATCTAAAATGCTCGGGAATTAACGAAATTGCTGTAACCTTGCAGTACCTTCCGGAGGCGATTACCCGCTATTTTGGAGATGGTTCTGATTTCGGGGTGCGTTTAAGCTACTATCGAGAATCCGTCCCGCTGGGGACCGCCGGGGGTGTAAAAAATGCAGCCCCTTTTCTTGACGAAACCTTTCTTGTCATGAGCGGGGATGCCCTGACAGATTTTCCTTTTACAGAAGCGCTGGACTTTCATAAAAGGACGGGGGCACTTGTTACAATTGTTTTAACCAGAACAACCAATCCTTTAGAGTACGGGTTGGTCATTACGGAGAAAAGCGGGAAGATCCTCAAGTTCGTAGAGAAGCCAGGTTGGGGAGAGGTTTTCAGCGATACGGTAAACACGGGAATCTACATTTTGGAACCGGAGGTTTTGGACTACGTCCCTGCCGGCGTTCCTTTCGATTTCAGCCGCGATCTTTTCCCTCTCTTGCTCCGGGAAAGGAAGCCCCTATTCGGGTTTATCGCTTCCGGTTATTGGTGTGACATCGGTGATTTAGACCAGTACCGTCAGACCAACTTTGATTTCCTTACGGGCCGGGTTAACCTCCCGCTGCCTTATTCTGCTCGCGAAACCGGTCTCTGGATTGGTTCAAACGTAGATGTTCACCCCCGGGCACAATTAATTCCTCCCGTCCTGATCGGGAATAATTGCTATCTTGGCGCAAATGTAAAGCTGGGTCCGGGGGTTGTTCTGGGAAACTATTCTGTGGTTCAGGCCGGGGCTTCGGTTAAGTACAGCATTTTTTGGGACCACTCGTATCTTGACGAAGAAGTCGAGATTCGAGGGGCGATTTTATGTGATCACGTCAGAGTAAAATCAAAAACGGCCGTGTTTGAAAACGCGGTCGTGGGGAGCTACTCCCGGTTAGGCCCCAAGAGCATCCTGAAACCTGGAGTTAAAATCTGGCCGGGAACCGTAATCGGAGAAGGTCAGATTCGAGAATACTCTTCATCGCACCGGCGGGATTTTTCGATTCGAAAGCAGGGGGAAGGCAAGGCTATTTCTTTACCTGCGGCAGCGGATTTGGCTGCAAGATTGGGGGCTGCCTATGGTTCTTCTCTTCCTTTCGGCAAGAGTATAGTGCTGGCAAGCGATGGCCATCCTTTAAGCCAGCTCATCAAGCGGGTCCTTGCGGCAAGCATCCTCTGCGCCGGCATTAATGTCATTGAAATTGGGGCTGTCTCTTATCCTGTTGCCGGTTACGGAGTTAAGGCAACAGGGGCCGTGGGCGGGGTGTATCTGGCACATCCCGGGGATTCCGATGACGAGATTTTAGTCTATTTCCTCAATGCGCGGGGGGCAAATCTTGAGGATGCCGAGCTTTTAAGGATCGAAGAAGCAACCTGGCGGGGCGAGTTCCGGCGGGTGAACATCCTGCAACTGGGCAGATTTACTTATCTGCCTTACATGAAAGATGCTTATAATAAAAGAAGGAAAGGCGAAGGCCGGCTTAGCGCTTTATAGATAGGGGAAAATGGAGGGGAAGCTGGTGCACGAAGAATACTGGAAAGCGTGGCTTTCTTGCAGGAGAGACGACCGTTTACTTTTTTTACTAAAAAAGATCGTTGGTTATCTGGCCCACGAAATCAACAATCCTTTAACAAGCATTCTTGGTTACGCCACTTTGCTCCTCCGAGTTTGCAACCCCTGCTGCATGCAGCGTCAGGAGTTAGATTTGATTTGCCGGGAAGCTATCCGCGCGCGGACCGTTGTCTGGGAGTTCTTGTCTTTTGTTGAACAAACCGAAGAAGACCTGCGAATGGTGGACCTTAATGAACTGCTCCGAAAAGTCGTGGAGCAACTACGGAGCCAAATAAACCGGGGGGAAATCGAATTCAGAGAGTGCTACTGTCAAGACCTGCCTAAGATCGCAGTTGATGCAACACAAATGAAAAGTGTTTTTCTTCACATTTTAAATAATGCCGTTGAGGCAATCCCCGGCCGGGGGGTCGTAACGGTGTTGACACGCGCCAGGGAAAGCGATCTGGAGATCGAAGTTAGGGATAGCGGGACGGGGATCCCTGTTCCCCTCCATAGTCTCATTTTCCACCCCTTTTTTACGACAAAAGAGAGCAGTGATAAAATTGGCCTGGGACTTACGGTAAGCCGGGAAGTAGTGCGCCGTCACCACGGCCGGCTCGAATTTTGGAGTGAGGCGGGGAAAGGGACGAGTTTTTATATCCGGCTTCCGATTGAAACAGGATGCGATCCGCTTAGAAAAACGGGAGGTGGCTGGTTTTGAGTTCTCTGAAAGCAAGGCTTCTGGTAGTTGATGATGAACCTTTGATTCTTGATCTTTGTGCCAGGATTTTATCCGGTGCAGGTTATGAGATAAGATGCACGACCTCGCCGCGCAAAGCAGTAGAACTCGTCCAGAAAGAATCCTTTTCGGGGCTGATTACCGATATCAAGATGCGAGAGTTTAACGGGTTTGAACTGCTGCGCAAGGTGCGGCAGGTTTGTGAGCTGCCGACTGTAATTATGACAGGCTACGCCTCGCTTGATACTGCGCTGGAGTCTTTGAAATTAGGGGCCCAGGATTTGTTAATGAAGCCTTTCACCCCCGAAGAATTGCTCACAACAGTTAAAAATGCGCTGGCCAAGGGATGGGAAAAGGCCGAGCTCCAGGCTAACTTAAGGGCTTCATATGCCTTTTTCGAGAACGTCCCCGGCGGAATTGCGATTGTCAACCCGCAGGGTGTTATTTTAGAAATCAACCGGGCTTACGCAGAAATTTTGGGGATTAATCAGGTTGAAGTACTTGGGAAACCGGTCGAAGAGGTCCTTAGTTTTTCTCAGCTTAAAGAGATCTTAACAACCGGGAAGCGTAGCGCCGGCCGGATGATTTCGCTCAAAAACAAAAAGTTTTTTTTAAACGAGGGCCCAATCTACAGTAGCGGGCACTTGAACGGGGGTTTTAGCCAATTACTTTTTCCCGATGACCGGGTAACGAAGGCAATGCTTGAAAAGCTGCGCGCCCTTGAGGACGAGGTAAATTATTACCGCGCCCAGGTTTTAAGTCATTACCAGGCGCGTTATACTTTTGCAAGTATCATTGGAGGCTCTCCCTCCTTCAAAGAAGCTGTGGCGCTTGCCCAAAAGGCAGCGGCGAGCGACGCTCCGGTCCTGCTCATGGGGGAGAGCGGAACAGGGAAAGAGTTATTTGCCCAGGCAATTCACCATGCAAGCCCCCGGGGCCGGGGGCCGTTTGTTCCGGTAAATTGTGCCACGATTCCAGATACTCTTTTAGAATCCGAACTCTTCGGGTACGAGGAAGGGGCGTTTACGGGCGCCCGGAAAGGAGGAAAACCGGGGAAAATTGAACTTGCTGCAGGGGGCACCCTTTTTCTTGATGAGATCGGGGACCTTTCGCCTATCTTGCAGGCAAAATTACTCCGTTTCTTGGAAGACGGCCAAATTGAAAAAATTGGTGGCGCTCACTACTACCGCGTTAATACCAGGGTGGTTGCGGCAACGAATAAAGATCTCCAGGAAATGGTAGCGAAAAAAATGTTTCGGGAGGACCTCTATTTCCGGTTGAATGTATTGCCGATCCAGCTTCCACCCCTTCGTGCCCGACAGGAGGACATTCCTTTACTGGTAGGATATTTTTTCGAGAAACTCGAGGCCCGCTACTGTCTGAGAAAGTCTTTGTCCCCGGATGCCCTCCGGTTGCTCGTTGATTACAGTTGGCCCGGCAATGTGCGGGAACTTGAAAATATGGTCGAACAGCTTTTCAACCGGGTAGACGGAGATGTTATCGGCCCGGAGGACCTCCCCGGAGTGATCCGGGCTGGAACCTGGCTTCCCTGGCGTCCGGATTCAAGCCGGACCCTGGCACAGGTCATTGAGGATGTAGAAAAAGAGATGATTAAGCATGCCCTTTCTACGGTAAATGGAAATAAAGTGCGGGCGGCGCGTAAACTGGGTGTTCCCCGCTCCAGTTTTTACGAGAAACTGAAAAGATTTAATCTGATTTAACTTCTCTACATAAGGCAGGGAGGGTGAGGGAATAGTAAAAAAGAGGTGAGAAGCATGATTAATCGCATTGCCCATCCGGAAACAAGTCCT
The Bacillota bacterium genome window above contains:
- a CDS encoding sugar phosphate nucleotidyltransferase, with amino-acid sequence MKAVIMAGGAGTRLRPLTCGCPKPLVPVLNLPVMSYLVSHLKCSGINEIAVTLQYLPEAITRYFGDGSDFGVRLSYYRESVPLGTAGGVKNAAPFLDETFLVMSGDALTDFPFTEALDFHKRTGALVTIVLTRTTNPLEYGLVITEKSGKILKFVEKPGWGEVFSDTVNTGIYILEPEVLDYVPAGVPFDFSRDLFPLLLRERKPLFGFIASGYWCDIGDLDQYRQTNFDFLTGRVNLPLPYSARETGLWIGSNVDVHPRAQLIPPVLIGNNCYLGANVKLGPGVVLGNYSVVQAGASVKYSIFWDHSYLDEEVEIRGAILCDHVRVKSKTAVFENAVVGSYSRLGPKSILKPGVKIWPGTVIGEGQIREYSSSHRRDFSIRKQGEGKAISLPAAADLAARLGAAYGSSLPFGKSIVLASDGHPLSQLIKRVLAASILCAGINVIEIGAVSYPVAGYGVKATGAVGGVYLAHPGDSDDEILVYFLNARGANLEDAELLRIEEATWRGEFRRVNILQLGRFTYLPYMKDAYNKRRKGEGRLSAL
- a CDS encoding ATP-binding protein; the protein is MHEEYWKAWLSCRRDDRLLFLLKKIVGYLAHEINNPLTSILGYATLLLRVCNPCCMQRQELDLICREAIRARTVVWEFLSFVEQTEEDLRMVDLNELLRKVVEQLRSQINRGEIEFRECYCQDLPKIAVDATQMKSVFLHILNNAVEAIPGRGVVTVLTRARESDLEIEVRDSGTGIPVPLHSLIFHPFFTTKESSDKIGLGLTVSREVVRRHHGRLEFWSEAGKGTSFYIRLPIETGCDPLRKTGGGWF
- a CDS encoding sigma 54-interacting transcriptional regulator, which gives rise to MSSLKARLLVVDDEPLILDLCARILSGAGYEIRCTTSPRKAVELVQKESFSGLITDIKMREFNGFELLRKVRQVCELPTVIMTGYASLDTALESLKLGAQDLLMKPFTPEELLTTVKNALAKGWEKAELQANLRASYAFFENVPGGIAIVNPQGVILEINRAYAEILGINQVEVLGKPVEEVLSFSQLKEILTTGKRSAGRMISLKNKKFFLNEGPIYSSGHLNGGFSQLLFPDDRVTKAMLEKLRALEDEVNYYRAQVLSHYQARYTFASIIGGSPSFKEAVALAQKAAASDAPVLLMGESGTGKELFAQAIHHASPRGRGPFVPVNCATIPDTLLESELFGYEEGAFTGARKGGKPGKIELAAGGTLFLDEIGDLSPILQAKLLRFLEDGQIEKIGGAHYYRVNTRVVAATNKDLQEMVAKKMFREDLYFRLNVLPIQLPPLRARQEDIPLLVGYFFEKLEARYCLRKSLSPDALRLLVDYSWPGNVRELENMVEQLFNRVDGDVIGPEDLPGVIRAGTWLPWRPDSSRTLAQVIEDVEKEMIKHALSTVNGNKVRAARKLGVPRSSFYEKLKRFNLI
- a CDS encoding DUF1957 domain-containing protein, whose protein sequence is MTQGYLAFVLHAHLPYVRHPEHTTSLEERWLWETLTESYIPLLQCFLRLANKGIPFRVTVSLSPPLISMLADPLLQERYLKYLDLSLALGRREIERNREQAEFLRLAEFYVERLEDIKRFYCDKWDRNILQAFRHLAEAGCLELITCAATHGYLPLMATEEGRRAQIAIALELFEHYFGFTPDGFWLPECGYLPGVDRILADYGIKYFFTETHGILNASPLPSHGACVPLLTPAGVAAFGRDPESSRQVWSAREGYPGDYYYREFYRDIGYDLDHSYLAPYLNTGGVRVDTGFKYYRITGERKEKEVYDPGRARERACVHAGNFLFNREKQIEYLKEKVSPQKPLVVAPYDAELFGHWWFEGPLWLEEFLARVPLQQTFSLCTPGDYLKQGPALESGEIPQCSWGLRGYHEVWLGPSNDWIYRHLHRAEKCMVELARTYPSALGTRRRALNQAARELLLAQSSDWPFIMHTKTVVGYAKQRLQDHLGRFQVLYRQLKHNCLDQEFLTRVERLDPIFPQLDYRIYAGGPGKREISTGTKAVSSHKPGAVLMLSWEYPPRSVGGLGRHVDGLSRALAALGYRVHILAPWVPGVPELEQRGPLLIHRLKFPSLQGGDFLDWVFQFNAALAAYAGKLIQDRPEIDMIHAHDWLVAYAAVALKQIHHLPLVVTIHATEHGRNRGIFTLLQEKIHHLEWELTFEAWRVICCSQFMRQEIENLFQVPSDKIDVIPNGIEEICFRPGLLLNQGLRLSYTLQGEKIIFYVGRLVPEKGVQTLLEAVPLVLSEFPGVRLIIGGQGPYGWELQCQAKRLGIEENVVFTGFIDDHLKNHLYREAAVAVIPSFYEPFGIVALEAMAAGVPVIVSDVGGLREIVAHQVDGWRVPAGDARALAEVIKQVLGNEEKARAVALRGLNRAREYRWSRVARETAGIYQRVRNEARLNPWAYLPREAQVFCGGN